A window of the Helianthus annuus cultivar XRQ/B chromosome 4, HanXRQr2.0-SUNRISE, whole genome shotgun sequence genome harbors these coding sequences:
- the LOC118491318 gene encoding 5'-deoxynucleotidase HDDC2-like, with protein MYRMALMALIADDLPGINRERCIKIALVHDIAEAIVGDITPSDGVPKVEKSRLEQAALNEMCEVLGGGKRAEEIKELWREYEDNASLEANLVKDFDKIEMILQALEYETGKFQTEIGKS; from the exons ATGTATCGAATGGCATTAATGGCTTTAATTGCTGATGATCTTCCCGGTATTAACAGAGAAAG GTGCATCAAGATTGCCCTTGTGCATGACATTGCCGAAG CTATCGTGGGCGATATAACACCATCGGATGGTGTACCTAAAGTAGAAAAGAGCAGACTTGAGCAAGCGGCTTTAAACGAGATGTGCGAGGTTCTTGGTGGTGGAAAGAGGG CCGAAGAAATAAAGGAACTTTGGAGGGAATACGAGGATAACGCCTCCCTTGAGGCTAATCTTGTTAAAGATTTTGATAAA ATTGAGATGATTCTGCAAGCACTTGAATATGAAACTG GGAAGTTTCAGACCGAAATCGGCAAGAGTTAG